In Streptomyces canus, one DNA window encodes the following:
- a CDS encoding PmrA has translation MTHDAENGTSTPMLLARSRHASVRSLERYARPGVDAVARHVAERDPAARRRG, from the coding sequence TTGACGCACGACGCGGAGAACGGCACGTCCACGCCGATGCTGCTGGCCCGCTCCCGCCACGCCTCCGTACGGTCCCTGGAACGCTACGCTCGCCCCGGCGTCGACGCGGTCGCCCGGCACGTCGCTGAGCGCGACCCCGCCGCCCGCCGTCGGGGTTGA
- a CDS encoding TetR/AcrR family transcriptional regulator: MGKEPLTGDQYHHGNLRAALLDSALVVLTEKGVAGFSMREAARRAGVSQSAPKHHFGDARGLLGALATRAYWQLCDRLESLELAGLDVRGRVTCIAAEYVAFAGENRALFDLMWRMTRFDFTAPELAEQKHRALRALDRGLRGEDAEPAACDADPALLPSYAVWSMVHGYTTLALEGAIDSSNPDPLNSDLLPTMLALLDVSGPQPRQL, translated from the coding sequence ATGGGCAAGGAACCACTCACCGGGGATCAGTACCATCACGGCAACCTGCGCGCTGCGCTGCTCGACAGCGCGCTCGTTGTGCTGACCGAGAAAGGTGTCGCCGGGTTCAGCATGCGCGAAGCCGCACGGCGGGCCGGGGTGTCGCAGTCTGCTCCCAAGCATCACTTCGGTGACGCGCGCGGGCTCCTCGGTGCGCTCGCGACCCGTGCGTACTGGCAGCTCTGCGATCGGCTCGAATCACTCGAACTCGCTGGGCTCGATGTGCGAGGGCGCGTCACGTGCATCGCTGCGGAGTATGTCGCCTTCGCGGGTGAGAACCGTGCTCTGTTCGACCTGATGTGGCGGATGACGCGGTTCGACTTCACCGCACCCGAACTGGCCGAGCAGAAGCACCGCGCCCTCCGCGCCCTGGATCGAGGCCTGCGCGGCGAGGACGCCGAACCGGCGGCTTGCGACGCCGACCCCGCACTGCTGCCGAGCTACGCGGTCTGGTCTATGGTGCACGGATACACGACCCTCGCCTTGGAGGGTGCAATCGACAGCAGCAACCCGGATCCCCTGAACAGCGACCTGCTTCCCACCATGCTCGCGCTTCTTGACGTGTCCGGCCCTCAGCCACGGCAGCTGTAA
- a CDS encoding NAD-dependent epimerase/dehydratase family protein, with the protein MTDMVLVTGISGFIGGHIAAELLRRGYAVRGSVRSRSRIGEVHAAMAAAGVDTAKLEICRLDLLSDQGWAEAVDGCRYVLHVASPFVLAKPKDPDELIRPAVEGATRAVGAALDGGVERVVMTSALATMQFARAPKGHIYTDADWTDPNDPRLNAYTISKVKAERAARELVEQRGVPDRLAAINPGAVIGPLLTNDPGTSVTAIQQIMSGALPMIPDLRLPWVDVRDVADAHIAAMTSASAAGRRTIIATDPMSLIEVARVIRERLPEASRKMPARAMPTWFTWLASGFEPQLRENRWLIGQKQRLDRTTAETLLGHPLRSIPDAIEQTARSLTEHQLT; encoded by the coding sequence ATGACGGACATGGTGCTGGTCACGGGCATCTCGGGGTTCATCGGTGGTCACATCGCAGCCGAGCTGCTGCGGCGCGGATACGCGGTACGTGGCTCGGTGAGGTCGCGCTCTCGTATCGGCGAGGTGCATGCGGCGATGGCGGCAGCGGGCGTCGACACCGCAAAGCTCGAGATCTGCCGGCTCGACCTGCTGTCCGATCAGGGGTGGGCGGAAGCGGTCGACGGATGCCGATACGTACTGCATGTGGCCTCCCCGTTCGTGTTGGCAAAACCGAAAGACCCGGACGAGCTGATCCGTCCCGCCGTCGAGGGGGCGACCCGAGCGGTCGGAGCGGCGCTGGACGGGGGCGTGGAGCGAGTGGTCATGACCTCGGCATTGGCGACGATGCAATTCGCCCGCGCACCCAAAGGGCACATCTACACCGACGCCGACTGGACCGACCCGAACGATCCGCGCCTCAACGCGTACACCATCTCGAAGGTCAAGGCCGAGCGGGCCGCCCGAGAGCTCGTGGAGCAACGCGGGGTCCCGGACCGGCTTGCAGCCATCAACCCGGGCGCGGTGATCGGGCCACTCCTGACGAACGATCCTGGCACCTCAGTCACCGCGATCCAACAGATCATGTCGGGGGCACTCCCGATGATCCCCGACCTTCGGCTTCCGTGGGTCGATGTGCGGGACGTCGCCGACGCCCACATCGCTGCGATGACCTCCGCGAGTGCAGCCGGTCGCCGCACGATCATCGCCACCGACCCGATGTCGCTCATCGAGGTTGCCAGAGTGATCCGCGAACGCCTTCCAGAAGCAAGCCGGAAGATGCCCGCACGGGCAATGCCGACTTGGTTCACCTGGCTCGCCAGCGGGTTCGAGCCCCAACTGCGCGAAAACCGATGGCTGATCGGCCAGAAACAGCGCTTGGACCGCACCACCGCCGAGACCCTCCTCGGACACCCGTTGCGATCGATCCCCGACGCGATCGAGCAGACCGCACGCAGCCTGACCGAACACCAGCTCACCTGA
- a CDS encoding TetR/AcrR family transcriptional regulator, translated as MLAAIYTSVGELVGEGAEKISFPVIAERAGINPTTLYRRWGDVNALLEEVAVAVLTRDGESVPDTGSLEQDLTEWADVIARDITRPERVRYLRAMVSARVEIVSICPVTERRREQASEIVRRAGERGEATPTVPQILDHIIAPLYYHVVFALDADPAYARRLVHDVLAMVR; from the coding sequence GTGCTGGCTGCGATCTACACGTCGGTCGGCGAGCTCGTGGGTGAGGGTGCCGAGAAGATCAGCTTTCCCGTCATCGCCGAGCGGGCCGGGATCAATCCGACAACGTTGTACCGACGCTGGGGCGACGTCAACGCGCTCCTTGAGGAAGTCGCGGTCGCCGTTTTGACGCGAGACGGTGAGTCGGTACCCGACACTGGATCGCTCGAGCAAGACTTGACGGAGTGGGCGGATGTGATCGCCCGCGACATCACCCGTCCCGAGCGAGTCCGATATCTGCGCGCGATGGTGTCGGCCCGTGTCGAGATCGTTTCGATCTGCCCGGTCACGGAAAGGCGGCGCGAGCAGGCATCGGAGATCGTGCGGCGTGCCGGCGAACGCGGAGAGGCCACACCGACAGTCCCGCAGATCCTTGACCACATCATCGCGCCGCTGTATTACCACGTGGTCTTCGCGCTGGACGCCGATCCTGCGTACGCGCGGCGGCTTGTCCACGATGTGCTGGCGATGGTCCGCTGA
- a CDS encoding alpha/beta fold hydrolase produces the protein MLNRPVSFFVAGAAGAAALTAASAPSPLYPVYQRLWGFSPFTLTAIFAVYVLALLAALLTIGSLSDRVGRRPVASAALVLLALGMLLFATAGGTGGLMAARIVQGFAVGAATGTTTAMIMDSAPNPRLGSIVSSAVPALGIATGAVLAGALVEFAPLPRELVFWILAVVYLVLAALVWLIPERARPESTSRGSVWRLLLPSAGLPQATRPAFFALLPSIGATWALAGLYLSLGSSVLGIVLDVHSHFVVGIVLGVFFAAGIAGTAVSPVLPPKSREWFGYGPLALGVLVTIAAMLNSALPLYVVGSVIAGFGFGASFRFAINALGEVAPTPQRGQVFATMYIVSYLAFSVPALAAGLAVERFGLKPTAVTYGALEVALVLIAMVAGIVRARRRVGEEEHGAGKAMMVVSRTFGTRRQTTHYIECGPADGPLMIFLHGWPGIGLMWRAQMDAFAADGWHCVAPDLRGYGGSSAPAANDAYTIEEVVADMVELHDHLGGRTAVWVGHDWGSMVVGALAAHEPKRCRGVVLTSWAYFPDANSLATLVPLVDRAIYPADQYPDGQWDYYRYYTTHFETAVADLDADQAATLASIYRPGSPAAIGKVSPTATVTRNGGRFGAAHRASPTPADRALWTPADFEVLVQAFKAHGFRPPSAWYTNDDANIAYARKAPNGGRLSQPVLFINGEWDAICTITGNRQGDPMRAACADLTVTDVPAGHWLPLERKTEHIEAVRTWLRSKNL, from the coding sequence ATGCTCAACCGTCCAGTGTCGTTCTTCGTCGCCGGCGCCGCCGGCGCCGCAGCGCTGACGGCCGCCTCGGCGCCGTCGCCGCTCTATCCCGTCTATCAGCGTCTCTGGGGCTTCAGCCCGTTCACGCTGACAGCCATCTTCGCCGTGTACGTCTTGGCGCTGCTCGCCGCTTTGCTGACCATCGGCTCGCTCTCCGACCGGGTAGGACGTCGGCCGGTCGCCTCCGCAGCCCTGGTGCTTCTCGCGCTGGGCATGCTGCTCTTCGCGACCGCCGGAGGAACCGGCGGCCTGATGGCCGCACGGATCGTTCAGGGTTTCGCCGTCGGCGCCGCCACCGGCACCACGACCGCCATGATCATGGACTCGGCGCCGAACCCGCGGCTGGGCTCGATCGTCAGCAGCGCGGTCCCTGCACTCGGAATCGCTACCGGGGCGGTCCTCGCCGGCGCCCTGGTCGAGTTCGCACCCCTCCCTCGCGAACTCGTTTTCTGGATCCTCGCCGTGGTCTACCTGGTGCTTGCAGCGCTCGTGTGGTTGATTCCCGAACGCGCTCGTCCCGAGTCGACATCCCGGGGATCCGTCTGGCGGTTGCTGCTGCCGAGCGCCGGGCTTCCGCAGGCCACGCGGCCGGCCTTCTTCGCACTGCTTCCGTCGATCGGCGCGACGTGGGCACTTGCCGGACTGTATCTGTCACTCGGGTCATCCGTGCTCGGCATCGTCCTCGATGTGCACAGTCATTTTGTCGTGGGCATCGTGCTGGGAGTGTTCTTCGCCGCAGGGATAGCAGGCACCGCTGTCTCGCCAGTCCTCCCGCCGAAATCTCGCGAGTGGTTCGGCTACGGACCTCTCGCCCTCGGCGTCCTGGTCACGATCGCGGCAATGCTGAACAGTGCGCTGCCCCTTTACGTGGTCGGGTCGGTGATCGCGGGATTCGGATTCGGCGCGTCGTTCCGCTTCGCCATCAACGCCCTCGGTGAGGTGGCCCCGACCCCCCAGCGAGGGCAAGTGTTCGCGACGATGTACATCGTCAGTTACCTCGCGTTCAGTGTGCCGGCGCTCGCGGCCGGGCTTGCCGTCGAACGGTTCGGGCTCAAGCCAACAGCTGTCACTTACGGGGCACTGGAGGTCGCGCTGGTTCTGATCGCGATGGTCGCAGGGATCGTCCGGGCGCGCCGGCGGGTCGGCGAGGAAGAGCACGGGGCGGGCAAGGCCATGATGGTGGTTTCGCGTACTTTCGGCACGCGTCGCCAGACGACGCACTACATCGAGTGCGGGCCGGCCGACGGACCGCTGATGATCTTCCTCCACGGGTGGCCGGGCATCGGTCTGATGTGGCGCGCCCAGATGGACGCGTTCGCCGCCGACGGTTGGCACTGCGTCGCTCCCGATCTACGCGGCTACGGCGGGTCTTCCGCCCCGGCGGCCAACGACGCCTACACCATCGAAGAAGTCGTGGCGGACATGGTGGAGCTCCATGATCACCTCGGCGGCAGGACTGCGGTCTGGGTCGGCCACGACTGGGGGAGCATGGTGGTCGGCGCACTGGCCGCGCACGAGCCAAAGCGCTGCCGTGGCGTCGTGCTGACCTCGTGGGCGTACTTTCCTGACGCGAACAGCCTGGCCACCCTCGTACCGCTGGTCGACCGGGCGATCTACCCGGCCGACCAGTATCCGGATGGCCAGTGGGACTACTACCGCTACTACACGACGCATTTCGAGACAGCGGTCGCCGACCTCGACGCAGATCAAGCGGCGACGCTCGCCTCCATCTATCGGCCCGGCAGCCCCGCCGCGATCGGCAAGGTTTCGCCGACAGCGACGGTCACGCGCAACGGCGGGCGCTTCGGCGCCGCGCACCGCGCCTCGCCGACTCCGGCCGACCGGGCCCTCTGGACGCCGGCGGACTTCGAGGTGCTGGTACAGGCATTCAAGGCTCACGGCTTTCGTCCCCCCTCCGCGTGGTACACGAACGACGACGCCAACATCGCCTATGCACGCAAAGCGCCCAATGGCGGCCGCCTGTCGCAACCGGTGCTGTTCATCAACGGTGAGTGGGACGCAATCTGCACCATCACGGGAAATCGCCAAGGTGACCCGATGCGCGCGGCCTGCGCAGACCTCACGGTGACGGATGTGCCTGCCGGACATTGGCTGCCGCTGGAGCGCAAGACGGAACACATTGAAGCCGTCCGCACCTGGCTCCGAAGCAAAAATCTTTGA
- a CDS encoding MBL fold metallo-hydrolase yields the protein MKSEILKSIVLGDVEVIRVVEWQGAFAPARGLVPESGAQVWKGNEDWLAPDHWEPDSDRAVVALQTWVLRSGGRTLLVDTGVGNGRERPGSAKFHHWQGDFLGRLARAGVRPDDVDVVVNTHVHGDHVGWNTIGVDGGWEPTFPNARYLIPAADDFHFGPDNSYGNGLREDDRLIYEDSIMPVHRAGQTVLWDGTHRIDEHLTLESAPGHTPGSSVLRLASGSDRAVFVGDLLHSPVQILTPSCNSCFCLDAEQAVASRRRILQRAADEGELVVPAHFGGAGAVEVRQEGDAFTLGRWAAYGTE from the coding sequence ATGAAGAGCGAGATACTGAAGAGCATCGTGCTCGGCGATGTCGAGGTCATCCGAGTCGTCGAGTGGCAAGGGGCGTTCGCGCCGGCACGCGGCCTGGTTCCGGAGTCCGGCGCCCAGGTGTGGAAGGGTAACGAGGACTGGCTGGCGCCGGATCACTGGGAACCGGACAGCGACCGGGCGGTGGTGGCGCTGCAGACCTGGGTGCTGCGCAGCGGCGGACGGACCCTCTTGGTCGACACCGGGGTGGGAAACGGGCGCGAGCGGCCCGGCTCGGCGAAGTTCCACCACTGGCAGGGCGATTTCCTGGGCCGGCTGGCGCGGGCCGGAGTCCGGCCGGATGACGTGGACGTCGTCGTCAACACCCACGTCCACGGTGATCACGTCGGTTGGAACACCATCGGTGTGGACGGAGGGTGGGAGCCCACGTTCCCCAACGCCCGGTATCTCATCCCGGCCGCGGACGACTTCCACTTCGGACCGGACAACTCGTACGGGAACGGCCTCCGCGAGGATGACCGGCTGATCTACGAGGACAGCATCATGCCCGTCCACCGGGCCGGACAGACCGTCCTGTGGGACGGCACCCACCGCATCGATGAACACCTCACTCTGGAGTCTGCGCCAGGCCACACACCCGGCTCATCCGTACTTCGGCTCGCATCCGGGAGCGACCGGGCGGTCTTCGTCGGCGATCTTCTGCACAGCCCGGTGCAGATCCTCACACCCTCCTGCAACAGTTGCTTCTGCCTTGACGCGGAACAAGCAGTGGCCAGTCGCCGGCGAATCCTCCAACGAGCCGCCGACGAAGGGGAACTGGTCGTCCCCGCACACTTCGGCGGGGCGGGTGCCGTGGAAGTCCGGCAAGAGGGCGACGCGTTCACCCTCGGGCGGTGGGCGGCCTACGGTACGGAGTAG
- a CDS encoding AraC family transcriptional regulator: MDVVSDAVSAVRVGRPSSNRVRVSGSWCTRLAPYDGAGFHVILEGSCWLLPDGGSPVSLSAGDVVLLPHGTGHVLADAPADATTVKQAVPFERWLDDTGPRRPRATFVEVQMLCGKYRLDRNHMHPLMAELPKVVHLPNRVGAHPELRAAVDLLGHELATQGPGACIAVPSLLDLLLVYMIRSWAAQGTSGTWPTVLGDPVAAAALRALHSDPAAPWTNDRLAAEAGVSRATLARRFTTLVGRPPMAYLTWWRLTSAATLLRDTPDPLAAVARRVGYGTPYALSHAFSREFGTTPGQYRAQAAERSASPDEPA; this comes from the coding sequence GTGGATGTGGTGAGCGACGCAGTCTCGGCGGTACGTGTCGGTCGGCCTTCCTCAAACCGGGTGCGGGTGAGCGGGAGCTGGTGCACGCGGCTCGCCCCCTACGACGGTGCGGGCTTCCACGTGATCCTGGAGGGCAGTTGCTGGCTGCTGCCCGACGGCGGCTCGCCAGTCTCACTCAGCGCGGGTGACGTGGTGCTGCTGCCGCACGGCACAGGACACGTGCTCGCCGACGCCCCCGCCGATGCGACGACCGTGAAACAGGCGGTGCCGTTCGAGCGATGGCTCGACGACACAGGGCCGCGCCGTCCCCGAGCCACCTTTGTCGAGGTGCAGATGCTGTGCGGCAAGTACCGGCTCGACCGTAATCACATGCACCCGCTCATGGCGGAACTGCCGAAGGTGGTCCACCTGCCGAACCGAGTGGGCGCCCACCCCGAACTGCGCGCCGCCGTCGACCTGCTGGGCCACGAGCTGGCCACACAGGGACCCGGCGCCTGCATCGCGGTACCCAGCCTGCTCGACCTCCTCCTCGTCTATATGATCCGCTCCTGGGCAGCCCAGGGCACGAGCGGCACCTGGCCGACCGTACTGGGCGACCCCGTGGCGGCCGCCGCCCTACGGGCGCTGCACTCGGACCCGGCCGCCCCATGGACCAACGACCGCCTGGCCGCTGAGGCAGGCGTGTCCCGCGCCACCCTGGCCCGCCGCTTCACCACCCTGGTAGGACGCCCGCCGATGGCGTACCTCACCTGGTGGCGCCTGACCTCCGCCGCCACCCTGCTGCGCGACACCCCGGACCCACTGGCCGCCGTCGCTCGCCGCGTCGGCTACGGCACCCCGTACGCCCTCTCACATGCCTTCAGCCGAGAATTCGGTACTACCCCGGGGCAGTACCGGGCACAGGCAGCGGAGCGGTCGGCCTCCCCTGATGAACCCGCCTGA
- a CDS encoding DUF5133 domain-containing protein, whose amino-acid sequence MTQTRQEIRRQLEDASYTLCVVASTRRLDTALNVARDWHGARGIYAATLVVQALATVALDRGSPACGPSCAGTGPRGQHPIRPPYASRWATP is encoded by the coding sequence ATCACGCAGACCCGTCAAGAGATCAGGCGCCAGCTGGAGGACGCGTCGTACACGCTGTGTGTGGTCGCCAGCACCCGCCGGCTGGATACCGCGCTGAACGTGGCCCGCGACTGGCACGGAGCACGCGGTATCTACGCGGCCACTCTGGTGGTCCAGGCGCTGGCCACGGTCGCCCTCGACCGCGGCTCGCCTGCGTGTGGCCCGAGTTGCGCGGGCACCGGCCCTCGCGGACAGCATCCGATCCGACCGCCGTACGCCTCAAGGTGGGCCACGCCTTGA
- a CDS encoding carboxylesterase/lipase family protein: MTVSRIRSVLGGALVMSLAVVGLLPATASASAPTVVPTDKGAVRGATSKGVERFLGIPYAAAPTGSLRWKPPRPAARWTGVREAADFGNPCPVLPSGNGPRSETEDCLDVNVWRPSGIRAGARLPVHVFIHGGGLTNGSGSQNDESELVKETGVIGVSLNYRLGAFGFLGLPALTEEGGESGNYGFMDQQAALRWVQRNIAAFGGDPGEVTIDGESAGGWSVCGHLVSPGSRGLFARAMIQSGSCTSGPQARAEAAGTAFARQAGCDGTAQAAVLDCLRSASVGTLLDASRSFSAGFVDGTGTFPTGVGEALDSGGFARVPVVVGATRDEGRTFAAGYIGAGKEAYLAFVQGIAGARADEVLARYPWPDTSDRFTAAYLIGGIMTDSGMISGIGGCGLRSLARTLERYTPTYAYEFDHRTGPGLTQIPGYVWGAGHAAELAYIWPSFNNGTPIAPLFNADERRLAREMTRYWGAFTKTGRPAVAGQTIWPGYHSGKGLMLALRAGGRSALIDDDRYSTEHQCAFWETMPGTQHS, encoded by the coding sequence GTGACTGTCAGCAGAATCCGCAGTGTCCTGGGCGGCGCGTTAGTCATGTCCCTCGCCGTCGTCGGGCTGCTGCCCGCGACGGCTTCCGCGAGTGCGCCGACCGTGGTGCCCACCGACAAGGGCGCTGTGCGCGGCGCCACCTCGAAGGGCGTCGAGAGGTTCCTCGGCATCCCCTACGCGGCGGCGCCCACCGGCTCCCTGCGCTGGAAGCCGCCGCGGCCCGCAGCGCGGTGGACCGGCGTCCGGGAGGCGGCCGACTTCGGCAATCCCTGCCCCGTACTGCCCAGCGGCAACGGACCACGCAGCGAGACCGAGGACTGCCTCGACGTCAACGTGTGGCGGCCGTCGGGCATACGGGCCGGCGCCCGCCTTCCGGTGCACGTCTTCATCCACGGCGGTGGCCTGACCAACGGCAGCGGCTCGCAGAACGACGAGTCGGAGCTCGTCAAGGAGACGGGTGTCATCGGCGTCTCGCTCAACTACCGACTCGGCGCCTTCGGCTTCCTCGGCCTGCCCGCCCTCACCGAGGAGGGCGGCGAGTCCGGCAACTACGGGTTCATGGACCAGCAGGCCGCGCTGCGCTGGGTGCAGCGCAACATCGCCGCCTTCGGCGGGGACCCCGGTGAGGTCACCATCGACGGCGAGTCCGCGGGCGGCTGGTCCGTCTGCGGGCATCTGGTGTCGCCCGGCTCGCGAGGGCTGTTCGCCCGCGCCATGATCCAGAGCGGCTCCTGCACCAGCGGACCGCAGGCCCGGGCGGAGGCCGCCGGGACGGCGTTCGCCCGGCAGGCGGGCTGCGACGGCACGGCTCAGGCGGCCGTCCTCGACTGTCTGCGGTCAGCTTCGGTGGGTACGCTCCTCGACGCAAGCCGGAGCTTCTCGGCCGGCTTCGTGGACGGGACTGGGACGTTCCCGACCGGAGTGGGCGAGGCGCTGGACAGCGGGGGGTTCGCCCGTGTGCCCGTGGTCGTCGGCGCCACCCGTGACGAGGGCCGCACCTTCGCCGCGGGTTACATAGGCGCGGGCAAGGAGGCCTACCTCGCCTTCGTCCAGGGCATCGCCGGAGCCCGGGCCGACGAGGTCCTCGCCCGCTACCCCTGGCCCGATACGTCCGACCGGTTCACCGCGGCGTACCTCATCGGCGGGATCATGACCGACTCGGGGATGATCTCGGGGATCGGCGGGTGCGGACTCCGCTCGCTCGCCCGGACCCTCGAGAGGTACACCCCCACCTATGCGTACGAGTTCGACCACCGGACCGGGCCTGGCCTGACGCAGATCCCCGGCTACGTATGGGGGGCCGGCCACGCCGCGGAACTCGCCTACATCTGGCCCAGCTTCAACAACGGCACACCCATCGCCCCGCTGTTCAACGCCGACGAGCGCCGGCTCGCCCGCGAGATGACGCGGTACTGGGGCGCGTTCACGAAGACCGGCCGGCCGGCCGTCGCCGGGCAGACGATCTGGCCCGGCTATCACAGCGGCAAGGGCCTGATGCTGGCGCTGCGGGCGGGGGGCAGGAGTGCCCTGATCGACGACGACCGGTACTCGACGGAACACCAGTGCGCGTTCTGGGAGACGATGCCGGGCACACAACACTCCTGA
- a CDS encoding glycoside hydrolase family 3 C-terminal domain-containing protein, producing MRRSGLIAGASAMLLAAGTAVAPGASGAGDARGTGSASPRVATLIARMSLDEKLSFVHGGTDPRKLGQAGYIPGVPRLGIPELRLTDGPAGVRVNAHATAMPAPVALASSFDDRLARTFGQVIGHDGRALGQDVLLSPMTNIIRVPYAGRNFETFSEDPLLSSRMVSGEIAGVQSQGLIATVKHYAENNQEDNRMGVNVNVDEQTLRQIELPAFEAAVKAGAGAVMCSYNSVNGKHGCASDELLDSILKEQWGFKGWVMSDWGAAHATTDIVNGLDQEMPSGVFLGDELKTAITNGTIPVSELNDAVARILGQMNKFGLLDGAAGRRPARDPKGGAQIAQKVAESGSVLLKNTSKALPLTGKDTSIGLIGPTAKTPKVTGGGSSYVVPDSASSPLATITQRAGRNARVRYAAGGDNTGAPIPATALNPALPVGSDGTIPVTPDDSFNYSGTLTVPADGDYSFVYDLPAAYGTLKIDGKSVITGFLGSSTANVHLTAGTHSIAAGASAIQGAPTKIRLNWVTPQAARAAREQAVALARQVKTPIVFAYDDGTEGFDRKSLSLPADQNGLISAVADANPNTIVVLNTGSSVTMPWLSKVKAVLDTYYPGENGAEATARLLYGDVNPSGKTTQTFPASESATPVAGDPLRYPGVDNQENYSEGVYVGYRWYDKEKAAPLFPFGHGLSYTSFAYRDLAVRQSHGGVTVSFTLKNTGTRDGDEVAQVYVGASPKTTAPQAVRSLGGYEKVHLRAGESKTVRIRVDAQQLKYWKTSSHAWVLGTGHREVWVGSSSRTLPLHGGVDVTH from the coding sequence TTGCGCCGCTCCGGCCTGATCGCGGGAGCGAGCGCGATGCTCCTCGCCGCCGGCACGGCCGTGGCCCCCGGCGCCTCGGGCGCGGGTGACGCCCGGGGCACCGGCAGCGCGTCTCCCCGCGTCGCCACCCTCATCGCGAGGATGTCGCTGGACGAGAAGTTGTCCTTCGTCCATGGAGGCACCGATCCCCGTAAACTCGGCCAGGCCGGATACATCCCCGGGGTTCCTCGCCTCGGCATCCCCGAACTGCGGCTCACCGACGGGCCGGCGGGCGTCCGGGTCAACGCGCACGCCACCGCGATGCCGGCGCCGGTCGCGCTCGCCTCGTCCTTCGACGACCGGCTGGCCCGTACGTTCGGCCAGGTCATCGGACACGACGGCCGTGCGCTCGGCCAGGACGTGCTGCTCTCCCCGATGACGAACATCATCCGGGTGCCGTACGCGGGGCGGAACTTCGAGACCTTCAGCGAGGACCCGCTGCTCAGCTCCCGCATGGTGTCCGGCGAGATCGCGGGCGTGCAGAGCCAGGGCCTGATCGCCACCGTCAAGCACTACGCGGAGAACAACCAGGAAGACAACCGCATGGGGGTGAACGTCAACGTCGACGAACAGACCCTGCGTCAGATCGAGCTGCCCGCCTTCGAGGCCGCGGTCAAGGCCGGCGCCGGTGCGGTGATGTGCTCGTACAACTCGGTGAACGGCAAGCACGGCTGTGCCAGCGACGAACTGCTCGACTCGATCCTCAAAGAGCAGTGGGGCTTCAAGGGTTGGGTCATGTCGGACTGGGGCGCGGCCCACGCGACGACCGACATCGTGAACGGCCTTGACCAGGAGATGCCGAGCGGCGTCTTTCTGGGCGACGAACTGAAGACCGCGATCACGAACGGCACCATTCCGGTCTCGGAGCTGAACGACGCGGTCGCCCGCATCCTGGGCCAGATGAATAAATTCGGTCTCCTCGACGGCGCCGCGGGCCGACGGCCCGCGCGCGACCCGAAGGGCGGCGCCCAGATCGCGCAGAAGGTGGCCGAGTCCGGCTCCGTCCTGCTGAAGAACACCAGCAAGGCCCTTCCGCTGACCGGCAAGGACACCAGCATCGGACTCATCGGCCCCACGGCGAAGACGCCGAAGGTCACCGGCGGCGGCAGCTCCTACGTCGTACCGGACTCCGCGTCCTCGCCGCTGGCCACCATCACGCAGCGGGCCGGCCGGAATGCCAGGGTGCGCTACGCCGCCGGCGGCGACAACACCGGCGCCCCCATTCCCGCGACGGCCCTCAACCCCGCCCTGCCGGTCGGCTCGGACGGCACGATCCCCGTCACACCGGACGACTCCTTCAACTACAGCGGCACCCTCACCGTGCCGGCCGACGGCGACTATTCCTTCGTCTACGACCTTCCCGCGGCATACGGCACGCTGAAGATCGACGGCAAGAGCGTCATCACCGGCTTCCTGGGCTCCAGCACCGCCAACGTGCACCTGACGGCGGGAACGCACAGCATCGCGGCCGGCGCCTCCGCGATCCAGGGCGCACCGACCAAGATCCGGCTGAACTGGGTCACCCCGCAGGCCGCGCGGGCCGCCCGGGAGCAGGCCGTGGCCCTGGCCCGCCAGGTGAAGACCCCTATCGTCTTCGCCTACGACGACGGTACCGAGGGCTTCGACCGGAAGAGCCTCTCCCTGCCGGCCGACCAGAACGGGCTCATCTCCGCCGTCGCCGACGCCAACCCGAACACGATCGTCGTCCTCAACACAGGATCGTCGGTCACCATGCCATGGCTGTCCAAGGTCAAGGCGGTGCTCGACACGTACTACCCCGGGGAAAACGGGGCCGAGGCCACCGCCCGGCTGCTCTACGGCGACGTGAACCCGTCGGGCAAGACCACCCAGACGTTCCCCGCGAGCGAGTCCGCCACACCGGTCGCCGGCGACCCGCTCAGGTACCCGGGAGTGGACAACCAGGAGAACTACTCCGAGGGCGTCTACGTGGGCTACCGCTGGTACGACAAGGAGAAGGCCGCCCCGCTGTTCCCCTTCGGTCACGGCCTGTCGTACACCTCCTTCGCCTACCGCGACCTCGCGGTACGGCAGAGTCACGGCGGGGTGACCGTCTCGTTCACCCTGAAGAACACCGGCACCCGTGACGGCGACGAGGTCGCCCAGGTCTACGTCGGTGCGAGCCCGAAGACCACCGCGCCGCAGGCGGTGCGCTCGCTCGGCGGCTACGAGAAGGTGCATCTGCGCGCCGGTGAGTCGAAGACCGTACGCATCCGGGTCGACGCCCAGCAGTTGAAGTACTGGAAGACGTCCTCCCACGCCTGGGTGCTCGGCACCGGGCACCGGGAGGTGTGGGTCGGCTCCTCGTCGCGGACGCTCCCCCTGCACGGCGGGGTCGACGTCACGCACTGA